Proteins encoded by one window of Arachis ipaensis cultivar K30076 chromosome B04, Araip1.1, whole genome shotgun sequence:
- the LOC107636267 gene encoding uncharacterized protein LOC107636267, giving the protein MEMVQELPRSLEADKPRYRNRKGDITTNVLGVVAPDMQFIYVLAGWVGSTADSRTQGRVITACCLLHNHIRRVMVVDPIDEIVDQNMLGVDGGMIHHIETGDAWGRWRDQFAQEIWN; this is encoded by the exons ATGGAAATGGTTCAAG aattgcCTAGGAGCCTTGAGGCTGATAAGCCTAGATATCGAAACAGAAAGGGTGACATAACAACCAATGTGCTTGGAGTGGTTGCTCCCGATATGCAATTTATCTATGTATTGGCGGGTTGGGTGGGTTCAACGGCGGATTCTAGG ACTCAAGGAAGAGTTATAACTGCATGTTGCCTTTTGCATAATCACATTAGAAGAGTGATGGTTGTGGATCCTATTGATGAGATAGTAGATCAAAATATGCTTGGAGTAGATGGTGGGATGATCCACCATATTGAAACGGGCGATGCTTGGGGTAGATGGAGGGATCAATTTGCACAAGAAATATGGAACTAA